In Mangifera indica cultivar Alphonso chromosome 1, CATAS_Mindica_2.1, whole genome shotgun sequence, a single genomic region encodes these proteins:
- the LOC123208448 gene encoding protein SENSITIVE TO PROTON RHIZOTOXICITY 1-like produces MSNLAESRQNWPGYPMPNSDPTVPLLNLSALRTRMESLQSFLSRSVNSNTLISKQQMDMVSAEISYAIQQTIINGAALISCSNPQPPQQSTLPEPLAVSGKTMLKLEQEEFESESDYEVVEIDAVELLAEHIHFCDICGKGFKRDANLRMHMRAHGNEFKTAEFLAKPDKGEVSGRKKTRFSCPYEGCNRNKKHKKFRALKSVICVKNHFKRSHCPKMYTCERCNKKSFSVVSDLKSHYKHCGESRWRCSCGTSFSRKDKLFGHVALFEGHLPEVQEKMNGVVEEEEEEEEEEEMEVEGRNRNLDEGFFDGLLHEFASVENYCLQDVLGVAWNGGGGGHCY; encoded by the coding sequence ATGTCAAATCTCGCCGAATCTCGGCAAAATTGGCCGGGATATCCGATGCCAAATTCGGATCCCACGGTTCCACTCTTGAATCTCTCAGCTCTAAGAACGAGAATGGAGTCCTTGCAATCTTTCTTATCCCGATCAGTCAACTCCAACACGCTCATTAGCAAACAACAAATGGACATGGTCTCCGCCGAAATCTCTTACGCCATACAGCAAACAATCATCAACGGCGCCGCCCTTATCTCCTGCTCCAACCCACAACCACCCCAGCAGTCAACACTACCGGAACCGTTGGCTGTCTCGGGGAAAACGATGCTGAAATTGGAACAGGAAGAGTTTGAATCAGAATCCGATTATGAGGTGGTGGAGATCGACGCGGTTGAACTACTCGCCGAGCACATACACTTTTGTGATATATGCGGTAAAGGGTTCAAGCGAGACGCGAATTTACGGATGCATATGAGAGCACACGGGAACGAGTTCAAAACGGCGGAGTTTTTAGCGAAACCCGATAAAGGGGAAGTTTCAGGGAGGAAGAAGACGAGGTTTTCGTGCCCTTACGAGGGATGTAATCGGAACAAGAAGCATAAAAAGTTTCGAGCGTTGAAGTCGGTAATATGTGTGAAGAATCACTTTAAGAGGAGCCATTGTCCAAAGATGTACACGTGCGAGCGCTGTAATAAGAAGAGTTTTTCGGTGGTATCGGATCTAAAGAGTCATTACAAGCACTGTGGGGAGAGTAGGTGGAGGTGTTCATGTGGGACTAGTTTTTCTAGGAAGGACAAGCTGTTTGGACACGTGGCGTTATTTGAAGGGCACTTGCCAGAGGTGCAGGAGAAAATGAATGGTGTtgtggaggaggaggaagaggaggaagaagaggaggagaTGGAAGTGGAGGGGCGTAATCGTAATCTGGATGAAGGGTTTTTTGATGGGTTGCTTCATGAGTTTGCTTCAGTAGAGAATTACTGTTTGCAAGATGTGTTGGGAGTTGCTTGGAATGGAGGAGGAGGAGGCCATTGTTATTAA